One genomic window of Melitaea cinxia chromosome 10, ilMelCinx1.1, whole genome shotgun sequence includes the following:
- the LOC123656947 gene encoding splicing factor U2AF 50 kDa subunit, whose amino-acid sequence MGEDKDRRRRSRSRERRRSRSRSRERREKRRSKSRSPSKRSRRRKPSLYWDVPPPGFEHITPLQYKAMQAAGQIPANIVADTPQAAVPVVGSTITRQARRLYVGNIPFGVTEEETMEFFNQQMHLSGLAQAAGNPVLACQINLDKNFAFLEFRSIDETTQAMAFDGINFKGQSLKIRRPHDYQPMPGTENPAINVPAGVISTVVPDSPHKIFIGGLPNYLNEDQVKELLMSFGQLRAFNLVKDSSTGLSKGYAFAEYVDISMTDQAIAGLNGMQLGDKKLIVQRASIGAKNSTLAMTGAAPVTLQVAGLTLAGAGPATEVLCLLNMVTPDELRDEEEYEDILEDIKEECNKYGCVRSIEIPRPIDGVEVPGCGKVFVEFNSIADCQKAQQTLTGRKFSNRVVVTSYFDPDKYHRREF is encoded by the exons ATGGGTGAAgataaag ATCGTCGACGCAGATCACGATCAAGAGAAAGAAGACGATCACGTTCACGTTCCAGAGAACGCCGAGAAAAGAGAAGGAGTAAATCCAGATCCCCTTCTAAAAGATCCCGCAGGCGCAAGCCATCTTTATACTGGGACGTTCCACCACCTGGATTTGAACACATTACTCCTTTGCAATATAAAGCTATGCAAGCAGCCGGTCAAATTCCAGCGAATATAGTCGCCGATACGCCTCAAGCCGCAGTGCCTGTGGTCGGGTCTACTATAACGCGCCAAGCTCGCAGACTATATGTTGGCAACATACCCTTTGGTGTTACTGAAGAAGAGACTATGGAGTTCTTCAATCAACAAATGCATCTTTCTGGTTTAGCACAAGCGGCTGGTAACCCAGTGCTTGCATGCCAAAtcaatttagataaaaattttgCATTCCTTGAGTTTAGATCCATAGATGAAACCACACAAGCCATGGCATTTGATGGTATAAACTTCAAAGGTCAGAGTTTAAAAATAAGAAGACCTCACGACTATCAACCAATGCCTGGCACAGAAAACCCAGCCATTAACGTTCCAG CTGGTGTTATCAGTACTGTAGTTCCAGACTCACcacacaaaatttttattggTGGTCTGCCTAACTATCTGAATGAAGATCAA GTAAAGGAACTCCTGATGTCTTTTGGCCAGCTGCGAGCCTTCAACTTGGTGAAGGATTCATCAACAGGCCTCAGCAAGGGTTACGCCTTTGCTGAATATGTCGATATATCAATGACTGATCag GCCATTGCTGGTCTCAATGGTATGCAGCTGGGTGATAAGAAATTAATTGTTCAACGGGCCAGTATTGGAGCCAAGAACTCCACTTTAG CGATGACGGGCGCGGCGCCGGTGACGCTGCAGGTGGCGGGGCTGACGCTGGCGGGCGCGGGCCCGGCCACCGAGGTGCTGTGCCTGCTCAACATGGTCACGCCGGACGAGCTGCGCGACGAGGAGGAGTACGAGGACATCCTCGAGGACATCAA ggaGGAATGCAACAAGTATGGTTGTGTACGCAGTATAGAAATTCCGAGACCAATAGATGGCGTCGAAGTCCCTGGATGTGGAaaa GTATTTGTCGAATTCAATAGCATTGCGGATTGCCAGAAGGCGCAACAAACTCTAACAGGACGAAAATTCAGCAACCGCGTTGTAGTAACCTCATACTTTGACCCAGACAAGTATCACCGCAGAGAATTTTAA
- the LOC123656958 gene encoding 28S ribosomal protein S23, mitochondrial, which produces MATSRLERIGTIFSRTESLLLKGPMKPDDRPLWFDVYRAFPPIVEPKFARPKPENKPIRQILYKEDIIRVKFHDKGYGLSSNMLNLTGETHTKKLIQKYEQLKSQGIPEEELIDKCALGVDSERQEASKTTPKNPDSVSSQVLAEANLKNIFKE; this is translated from the exons atggcgACAAGTAGGCTAGAAAGAATTGGGACTATTTTTAGTAG AACTGAGAGTCTACTTCTGAAAGGACCAATGAAACCAGATGACAGGCCTTTATGGTTCGATGTTTACCGAGCTTTCCCACCAATAGTAGAACCTAAATTTGCAAGACCAAAACCAGAAAATAAACCAATTAGGCAGATTCTATACAAAGAAGATATCATCAGAGT aaaatttcACGATAAGGGTTATGGATTAAGTTCGAACATGTTGAACTTGACTGGAGAAACACACACTAAAAAATTAATCCAAAAGTACGAGCAATTAAAGTCTCAAGGTATTCCCGAAGAAGAATTGATAGATAAATGCGCTTTAGGTGTCGATAGCGAGAGACAAGAAGCTTCGAAAACAACTCCTAAAAATCCCGACTCTGTCTCTTCTCAAGTTTTAGCTGAAgctaatcttaaaaatatttttaaagaataa
- the LOC123656960 gene encoding uncharacterized protein LOC123656960, with protein sequence MKMGQRKSIWFYVAVVLVILSTLTSEVDARRKILRGRRVMTRTYYRGNAVPAWAISLMAGIGMLIVGGILYGVMRKIVLSSQTGSLNTYQPAMQHDNSV encoded by the exons atgaaaatgggACAAAGAAAATCAATTTGGTTTTACGTTGCCGTTGTTTTAG TCATTCTCAGTACCCTCACGTCTGAGGTTGATGCTAGAAGAAAAATTCTTCGTGGTAGACGGGTGATGACACGAACATATTATC gTGGCAACGCCGTGCCAGCATGGGCAATAAGTCTGATGGCGGGAATAGGAATGTTAATTGTTGGTGGCATACTATATGGCGTCATGAGAAAAATTGTCCTTTCGTCTCAAACTGGTTCCCTCAACACTTACCAGCCAGCCATGCAGCACGACAACAgtgtttaa
- the LOC123656966 gene encoding uncharacterized protein LOC123656966, whose amino-acid sequence MSTLKKSAKPKFISEDLSDFINESQFLNESPKNKKQPKRRVETVEKDIPNLSLHASGIKKKKINNGIEACGESRQKILNVMSRQLESRKQINENLLKSLSEVLTHFEADYNALKENEQKIEHLTGSFMKCIQQATAAHKQKLRAFKEIHTTFKKECEEMEAEQKAEVDKLGDELEEDINKLKQKLISETKRSGWETLRRSFLQAMQNDF is encoded by the exons atgtcaaCTCTGAAAAAATCCGCGAAACCTAAATTTATATCAGAAGATCTGAGTGATTTTATAAACGAGtcacaatttttaaatgagtCTCCAAAAAACAAGAAGCAACCGAAACGACGAGTTGAAACAGTTGAAAAAGACATTCCAAACTTAAGTCTTCATGCAAGTGgtataaagaaaaagaaaataaacaacgGAATAGAAGCTTGCGGCGAATCGCGACAAAAAATACTCAATGTAATGAGTAGGCAACTAGAGTCTAG gaagcaaattaatgaaaatttattaaaaagtttgtcAGAAGTTCTTACTCATTTTGAGGCTGATTATAATGCCTTGAAAGAAAACGAACAGAAAATTGAGCATCTTACTGGGTCATTTATGAAATGCATACAACAAGCTACAGCTGCACATAAACAAAAGCTACGAGCTTTTAAGGAAATTCATACAACTTTCAAAAAAGA ATGTGAAGAAATGGAAGCAGAACAAAAAGCAGAAGTAGATAAATTAGGAGATGAATTAGAAGAGGACATTAAcaagttaaaacaaaaattaatatcagaAACAAAGCGCAGTGGATGGGAGACATTACGAAGATCTTTTCTGCAAGCTAtgcaaaatgatttttaa